In Mastomys coucha isolate ucsf_1 unplaced genomic scaffold, UCSF_Mcou_1 pScaffold5, whole genome shotgun sequence, one genomic interval encodes:
- the Dynlt1 gene encoding dynein light chain Tctex-type 1, translated as MEDFQASEETAFVVDEVSNIVKEAIESAIGGNAYQHSKVNQWTTNVVEQTLSQLTKLGKPFKYIVTCVIMQKNGAGLHTASSCFWDSSTDGSCTVRWENKTMYCIVSAFGLSI; from the exons ATGGAAGACTTCCAGGCCTCAGAGGAG ACTGCATTTGTTGTTGATGAAGTGAGCAACATTGTAAAGGAG gCTATAGAAAGTGCCATCGGTGGTAATGCCTACCAGCACAGCAAAGTCAACCAGTGGACCACTAATGTTGTAGAACAGACTTTGAGCCAACTTACCAAACTGGGGAAACCATTTAAATACATTG TGACCTGTGTGATCATGCAGAAGAACGGTGCTGGGTTGCACACTGCAAGTTCCTGCTTTTGGGACAGCTCCACGGACG GAAGCTGCACGGTCCGATGGGAGAACAAGACCATGTACTGTATCGTCAGCGCCTTCGGACTGTCCATCTGA